One Solidesulfovibrio fructosivorans JJ] DNA window includes the following coding sequences:
- a CDS encoding succinate dehydrogenase/fumarate reductase iron-sulfur subunit, producing MDTLAFLIDRFDGKDTWCQRYTFAYRPGMTVLACLIHIKEHLDPTLNFTASCRSAICGACAVRVNGNAVLACDTMVDDLLKIWGEGALRISPLGNAKVISDLVVAWEEKIEHLRLAKPGLLAKHEFSADKGCRQSPREMQAVAKQWDCILCGSCASECNKLADSGEDFLEPFVFTHAARYAEDSRSAEPMLHVESVLAHGLWKCVHCMECVTKCPKHIRPGEDIAAMRHMAVASGHTDGPGPRHAEAFRTDLEKTGRLNEVRLVPRTEGMASAATKHLPFTLRMFAKGKLGVVEAARLFVADNSPVENIDGLRKVIAPERN from the coding sequence ATGGATACCCTGGCCTTTCTCATCGACCGGTTCGACGGCAAGGACACCTGGTGCCAGCGCTACACGTTCGCCTACCGGCCCGGCATGACGGTGCTCGCCTGCCTGATTCACATCAAGGAGCATCTGGACCCGACACTCAACTTCACGGCCTCGTGCCGCAGCGCCATCTGCGGAGCCTGCGCCGTGCGCGTCAACGGCAACGCCGTGCTGGCCTGCGACACCATGGTCGACGACCTGCTCAAGATCTGGGGCGAGGGAGCGCTGCGCATAAGCCCGCTTGGCAACGCCAAGGTCATAAGCGACCTGGTGGTGGCGTGGGAAGAAAAGATCGAGCACCTGCGCCTGGCCAAGCCGGGCTTGCTGGCCAAGCACGAATTCTCGGCCGACAAGGGGTGCCGGCAGTCCCCGCGGGAGATGCAGGCCGTGGCCAAACAGTGGGACTGCATCCTGTGCGGCAGTTGCGCCTCGGAATGCAACAAGCTCGCCGACTCCGGGGAGGACTTCCTGGAGCCCTTCGTCTTCACCCACGCCGCCCGCTACGCCGAGGACTCCCGCTCGGCCGAGCCCATGCTCCACGTGGAAAGCGTCCTGGCCCACGGCCTGTGGAAATGCGTCCATTGCATGGAATGCGTCACCAAATGCCCCAAGCACATCCGCCCCGGGGAGGACATCGCCGCCATGCGCCACATGGCCGTGGCTTCCGGCCATACCGATGGCCCCGGTCCGCGCCATGCCGAGGCCTTCCGCACCGACCTGGAAAAGACCGGCCGGCTCAACGAAGTCAGACTCGTGCCCCGCACCGAGGGCATGGCCAGCGCCGCCACCAAGCACCTGCCCTTCACCCTGCGCATGTTCGCCAAGGGCAAGCTCGGCGTCGTGGAAGCGGCCCGCCTGTTCGTGGCCGACAATTCCCCCGTGGAAAACATCGACGGCCTGCGCAAGGTCATCGCCCCCGAAAGGAACTAG